In Myxocyprinus asiaticus isolate MX2 ecotype Aquarium Trade chromosome 46, UBuf_Myxa_2, whole genome shotgun sequence, a single window of DNA contains:
- the rpp25a gene encoding ribonuclease P protein subunit p25a, giving the protein MPMPNTDLHDANNQSKCTTSASYIQHSEFNATNPSGSSNKPKQSGYRKVCSTGEPSPWPIPGLGSGILEMRVKEGSKIRNLLGFAMSRLQGDGHEAATSQVLFSGMGRAVTKTITCAEIMKRKVQGLHQVSKVQYRTVTEVWESQEGGQVQMTIHRTVPSICILLSKEPLDPQELGYQAPAKIGSLLEERKGDDGPQMSGNPEKRPLSPGPSVILSSLKRAAVGQDKFPTLE; this is encoded by the coding sequence ATGCCTATGCCAAACACAGACCTTCATGATGCCAATAATCAGTCTAAATGTACCACTTCTGCCTCTTATATCCAACACTCTGAATTCAACGCCACAAACCCCTCTGGATCTTctaacaaaccaaaacaaagtgGATACAGGAAGGTCTGTTCCACTGGAGAGCCCAGCCCATGGCCAATCCCAGGACTGGGATCTGGGATTCTGGAAATGCGTGTAAAGGAGGGGAGCAAGATCAGGAACCTTTTGGGTTTCGCCATGTCTCGTTTGCAAGGGGATGGACACGAGGCTGCGACATCACAGGTTCTGTTCAGTGGGATGGGACGGGCTGTCACTAAAACCATCACCTGTGCAGAGATAATGAAACGTAAAGTGCAGGGCTTACACCAGGTGTCGAAAGTCCAATATAGGACAGTGACTGAGGTGTGGGAGAGCCAGGAGGGTGGTCAGGTTCAGATGACGATACACAGAACTGTTCCGTCCATCTGTATTCTTCTGTCTAAAGAACCGCTGGACCCTCAGGAGCTGGGCTACCAGGCTCCTGCAAAGATAGGCTCTCTtttagaggaaaggaaaggagatGATGGACCACAGATGTCTGGAAACCCAGAAAAAAGACCATTGAGTCCTGGCCCCTCTGTGATTCTGTCCAGTCTAAAAAGAGCTGCTGTGGGGCAGGACAAATTTCCAACTCTGGAATAG